The Bryobacteraceae bacterium genome includes a window with the following:
- the lexA gene encoding LexA repressor, translating to MALTPRQKEVLDFLVAYLERHGFSPSFEEIAAGLNLSSLATVHKHISALEQKGYVRRRFNESRSIEVSPDYLEAERERLEGRRGRHKEVPLLGRIAAGSPVESVAMPETLNLGEFTESENVYALQVKGDSMIEDHICSGDFVLVERVAEVRDGEIVVALVDGMETTLKRLYREPGGKIRLQPANAEMAPIYVEPERLEIQGRVLAVLRKFRGQAAAQRAS from the coding sequence ATGGCATTAACGCCGCGGCAAAAGGAAGTGCTCGACTTCCTGGTCGCCTACCTGGAGCGCCACGGCTTCAGCCCGAGTTTCGAGGAGATCGCCGCCGGACTGAACCTGTCCTCTCTGGCCACGGTTCACAAGCACATTTCCGCGCTGGAGCAGAAAGGCTATGTGCGGCGGCGCTTCAACGAAAGCCGGTCGATTGAAGTTTCGCCGGACTATCTCGAAGCGGAGCGCGAGCGGCTGGAAGGGCGGCGCGGGCGGCACAAAGAGGTGCCTCTGCTGGGCCGCATTGCAGCCGGATCTCCCGTGGAAAGCGTGGCCATGCCGGAGACGCTCAATCTGGGCGAGTTCACCGAATCGGAAAACGTGTATGCCCTGCAGGTGAAGGGCGACTCGATGATCGAGGACCACATCTGCAGCGGAGACTTCGTTCTGGTAGAGCGGGTGGCTGAAGTACGCGACGGCGAAATTGTCGTGGCTCTGGTGGACGGAATGGAGACGACGCTGAAGCGTCTCTACCGGGAGCCCGGGGGCAAGATCCGCCTCCAGCCGGCCAATGCGGAAATGGCGCCGATCTACGTCGAGCCGGAGCGGCTGGAGATTCAGGGCCGCGTTCTGGCCGTGCTGCGGAAGTTCCGCGGCCAGGCGGCGGCCCAGCGGGCGAGTTAG
- the dacC gene encoding D-alanyl-D-alanine carboxypeptidase DacC: MRMRSVASVLALAACLPPAATGQSLDQRIAAVLDAPAAKRASWGILAVRVADGAVLYERNARVPMTPASNTKLVSTALALVRLGPEYRFVTRVLAPDAPDEQGRLRGDLRLVGGGDPTLSGRVVPYSKDAKEGDPLGPLAELADRVVLRGVRVIDGDIVGDATRWPWEPHPAGWAVGDMTWEYGAPVSALTVNDSAVRLSVRPGKAEGEPAAVEFLPPLEPFTVHNTLRTRAGAERRIEVARAPGSSVLEIRGVAPPGGGAAVQWVAVPDPAQFAAEAFALLLRQRGVVIRGRARSLARAPGAPWSEPQGVELARRESPPLAELARIVNKVSQNLHAEMLLRETAHVVRGEGTARAGVEEMAALLKEAGAEEKEFDLEDGSGLSRRGLLSAASLTALLRHMEARGLGELFRSLLPVAGDDGTLSGRFRGVADAAAIRAKTGSLAHVAALSGYAGDDPARRVAFSILVNGYTAPNAEVRALADRIAVEILRESQR; encoded by the coding sequence ATGCGCATGAGAAGCGTAGCATCCGTGCTGGCGCTGGCGGCGTGCCTTCCTCCCGCCGCCACAGGGCAAAGCCTGGATCAGAGGATCGCAGCGGTGCTGGACGCGCCCGCAGCGAAGCGTGCCTCCTGGGGGATTCTGGCCGTCCGCGTGGCCGATGGGGCGGTGCTGTACGAGCGCAACGCTCGCGTGCCGATGACGCCGGCGTCGAATACGAAACTGGTCAGCACGGCGCTGGCGCTCGTGCGGCTGGGACCGGAATACCGCTTCGTCACGCGCGTGCTTGCGCCGGATGCTCCTGACGAGCAGGGACGCCTGCGCGGAGATCTCCGGCTGGTGGGGGGCGGCGATCCGACCCTGTCCGGGCGCGTGGTGCCGTACTCGAAGGACGCGAAGGAGGGCGATCCTCTCGGACCGCTGGCGGAACTGGCCGACCGCGTGGTGCTGCGCGGCGTCCGGGTGATCGACGGAGACATTGTGGGGGATGCCACGCGATGGCCGTGGGAGCCGCATCCGGCAGGATGGGCGGTAGGCGACATGACGTGGGAGTACGGCGCGCCGGTGAGCGCGCTGACGGTGAACGACAGCGCCGTGCGGTTGTCCGTGCGGCCCGGCAAGGCTGAAGGCGAACCCGCGGCGGTGGAGTTTCTGCCGCCGCTCGAGCCGTTCACGGTGCACAACACGCTGCGGACGCGGGCGGGGGCGGAGAGGCGGATCGAAGTGGCGCGGGCGCCGGGGTCGAGCGTGCTGGAGATCCGCGGCGTGGCGCCGCCCGGGGGCGGCGCGGCCGTGCAGTGGGTGGCTGTGCCCGACCCGGCGCAGTTCGCTGCGGAGGCGTTCGCGCTGCTGCTGCGGCAGAGAGGCGTTGTCATCCGGGGACGGGCGCGCAGCCTGGCTCGCGCGCCGGGCGCGCCGTGGAGCGAGCCGCAGGGCGTGGAGCTGGCGCGGCGCGAATCGCCGCCGCTCGCGGAACTGGCGCGGATCGTGAACAAGGTGAGCCAGAACCTGCACGCGGAGATGCTGCTGCGCGAGACCGCGCACGTGGTGCGCGGCGAGGGGACGGCACGGGCGGGGGTGGAGGAGATGGCGGCGCTGCTGAAAGAAGCGGGCGCGGAAGAGAAGGAGTTCGACCTCGAAGACGGTTCGGGACTGTCGCGCCGCGGGCTGCTCTCCGCTGCTTCGCTGACAGCGCTGCTGCGGCATATGGAGGCGAGGGGGCTGGGCGAGCTGTTCCGCTCGCTGCTTCCGGTCGCGGGCGACGACGGAACTCTGAGCGGACGCTTCCGCGGCGTGGCCGATGCGGCAGCCATCCGCGCCAAGACAGGGAGCCTGGCTCATGTGGCGGCGCTGTCGGGCTACGCGGGGGACGATCCGGCGCGCCGGGTGGCGTTTTCGATCCTCGTGAACGGTTACACGGCGCCGAACGCCGAAGTGCGGGCGCTGGCGGATAGAATAGCAGTAGAGATTCTGAGAGAAAGCCAACGGTAA